One Gouania willdenowi chromosome 24 unlocalized genomic scaffold, fGouWil2.1 scaffold_320_arrow_ctg1, whole genome shotgun sequence genomic window carries:
- the LOC114458280 gene encoding triadin-like isoform X5, which yields MAEAGEVCPSARSSTSTLVMEAKSTDGGQSVRPSRRTLSEDLSSTFSSPLAWILMFALIITWTFVFVLVFDLADYNSVSAPAHAGIRKVLKDSSRRGSLSRIGSDPMKLVNDAVDESANVLTLMLKFAGGLVAPEEDEGNLYAVRKKGEFLPSRSKVVEMQVKTEEVIEEEEEAKGEEEEEEEAEEEEEEEEEYEEYDEEEEEEEYEEYEEYEEEEEEEEEEGEGEEEPADEDQGDEDEEPEPASSLVDEDEEEDEEPEPTALDIDEDDDEDEEEDVELLTVSAAIEEDEEEGKVVEEDEDEEEPELGPAEIDDDDEDDEEDKDEEDEEPQPVPPAISEDDDEEELKTDEALDEGDDDGEEEEETAAAVDEDDDNGASADEGEETPEPTSSTEDEESDDHKDVTDSEEDHDEDLNEEEDSSDVGASDLSTSDDEEALAVLTTDSDDIIDEDSSDEDLLPVSVSEEEEDLLPLQAVEDVDEDLEKDQKNIYEDFDEDHDEELEDIDIDVDQHLGEDLDVELEKDLEYIDKDHDEDHDEKLENIEKDLGEHLDEDLNKDLYEDLKYIDEDVDEDVGEGSEDEDVSVTSSKDFADDEDEGLDDFNVEKDGDKEDKPDDVIKEEEEREDDEDVKVEEEEGEVLDFDSTDSGVLGDDDDDGDDDKDSFEETPSSYVTSDEDSLEESEMLESEDEFQPSEGDDDDDDDDDDDDDDDDEEGLDDIMLADLSDSSPECEREPVNHPVFIAAAAESFTVQEEEVMDEEKEEVKDEEEEEDFQQASDEDEAEDEETFLVAPGPAEEDEGEDEGAAEPQRSVEELEDETEDFDEDDDEERASVDVMKPVVRPDQEEPQGGAAVCPCMKSGKTSESQRSPEDTKAARRVSAVRRKKTLPRIAALPPKVKKIRRVPAFIRAKREKAKAAKQESKTQEAVTESEQVGPCRPAPVFCPSPPGWYVHHVVTDNPYPPPTLPAPSAPVLTAHPVQSGVPQQPLYQQPVFQYQPYVPVMQPSTAPPPETHQPIVAPPPETHQPIIAPPPETHQPIVAPPPETHQPIVAPPPETHQPIIAPPPETQPVTPVEAESTQPGALEPDTLVEVAPAQESETVDDVKVVSTVKALKKKNKAVDSKKDAAPVKQKTKAVKDSAVNKLKTKSSAAVNKEIKTKSRSSASPQKEASGVRQKRKAATILLRSKAKTSVAKSVGADPHPLRLRSRADAERRSNVTSQDRKEKTARPSPAPAAAEPPAEETVTEKKKQKFFQCIYFPGKSAQYPLRPFTPAMSPAMLSPAVRSMLEQQQRAAARGPGQ from the exons gAAGTCTGAGCAGgattggatctgatcccatgaAGCTGGTGAACGACGCCGTGGACGAATCTGCAAACGTTCTCACTCTGATGCTGAAGTTTGCAGGCGGCCTCGTGGCTCCGGAGGAGGACGAAG GAAATCTGTACGCCGTGAGGAAGAAAG GAGAATTCCTGCCATCTCGGAGTAAAG TCGTCGAGATGCAAGTGAAGACAGAAGAAGTGatagaggaagaggaggaggcaaagggggaagaggaagaggaagaggaggct gaggaagaggaggaagaggaggaggagtatGAGGAGTatgatgaggaggaagaggaggaggagtatGAGGAGTATGAGGAgtatgaagaggaggaagaggaggaggaggaggagggagaaggagaagaagagccCGCTGATGAAGATCAGGGCGATGAAGATGAAGAACCTGAGCCAGCTTCATCATTGGTtgatgaagatgaggaggaggatgaagaaccTGAGCCAACTGCATTAGACATTGATGAAGATGAcgatgaagatgaagaagaggacGTGGAACTTTTGACAGTTTCAGCAGCGATCGAAGAAGATGAGGAGGAAGGAAAAGTAGTtgaggaagatgaagatgaggaaGAACCAGAGCTCGGTCCTGCTgagattgatgatgatgatgaagatgatgaagaagacaaagatgaggaagatgaagaaCCTCAGCCAGTTCCTCCAGCAATCAGTGAAGACGATGATGAAGAGGAGCTGAAGACAGACGAGGCGTTGGATGAAGGTGACGATGacggtgaggaagaggaggagacagCGGCAGCTGTCGATGAAGATGATGACAACGGTGCATCAGCTGACGAGGGAGAAGAGACGCCTGAACCAACGTCGTCCACAGAGGACGAAGAGTCCGACGACCACAAGGATGTGACGGACAGCGAAGAAGACCACGATGAGGActtaaatgaagaagaagactcATCAGACGTCGGTGCGTCCGACCTTTCTACCAGCGACGATGAAGAAGCTCTGGCTGTCTTGACGACTGACAGCGATGATATCATCGATGAAGACTCCAGTGATGAAGATCTTCTGCCTGTCAGTGtgagtgaggaagaggaagatctTCTTCCACTACAAGCTGTGGAAGACGTTGATGAAGACCTTGAAAAAGAccagaaaaacatttatgaaGACTTTGATGAAGACCATGATGAAGAACTTGAAGATATCGATATAGACGTTGATCAACACCTGGGTGAAGACCTAGATGTAGAACTTGAAAAAGACCTTGAATACATTGATAAAGACCATGACGAAGACCATGATGAAAagcttgaaaatattgaaaaagaCCTTGGAGAACACCTGGACGAAGACCTTAATAAAGACCTTTACGAAGACCTCAAATACATTGATGAAGACGTTGATGAAGATGTTGGAGAAGGCTCAGAAGATGAAGATGTCTCAGTTACATCCTCCAAAGACTTCGCCGATGATGAAGACGAAGGCCTCGACGACTTCAATGTGGAAAAGGACGGAGACAAGGAGGACAAACCTGATGATGTGatcaaagaggaggaggagcgtgaagatgatgaagatgtgaaggtggaggaagaggaaggtgaGGTTCTTGACTTTGACAGTACGGACAGCGGTGTCCTGggcgacgatgatgatgatggtgatgatgataaaGACTCCTTTGAAGAAACTCCTTCCAGTTATGTTACCAGTGATGAAGACTCTTTGGAGGAATCTGAGATGTTAGAGAGTGAAGATGAATTTCAACCCAgcgaaggtgatgatgatgatgatgatgatgatgatgatgatgatgatgatgatgatgaagaaggaCTTGATGACATCATGCTGGCAG atcttagtgattCCAGCCCtgagtgtgagagagaacctGTAAATCACCCTGTGTTCATAGCTGCAGCTGCTGAAAGCTTCACCGTCCAGGAGGAGGAAGTAATGGATGAGGAGAAAGAGGAAGTAaaggatgaggaagaggaggaagatttCCAACAGGCCAGTGATGAAGACGAGGCTGAGGATGAAGAAACAT TCCTGGTAGCTCCTGGTCCTGCTGAGGAAGACGAGGGTGAGGATGAAGGAGCAGCAGAGCCCCAGAGGTCCGTGGAGGAGCTAGAGGATGAGACAGAGGACTTTGACGAAGACGATGATGAGGAGCGAGCTTCGGTGGATGTGATGAAACCTGTGGTTCGTCCAGATCAAGAGGAGCCTCAGGGCGGAGCTGCAG TTTGTCCCTGTATGAAGTCTGGGAAGACCTCAGAGAGCCAACGCAGCCCAGAGGACACCAAAG CTGCTCGCAGAGTTTCTGCTGTGAGACGGAAAAAAA CTCTGCCCAGGATCGCTGCTCTACCTCCTAAAGTCAAGAAGATCAGGAGGGTTCCTGCCTTTATTCGAG CAAAGAGAGAAAAGGCCAAAGCAGCTAAACAAG AATCTAAAACACAAGAAGCAGTGACTGAGTCAGAACAAG TTGGCCCCTGCAGACCGGCCCCGGTGTTCTGCCCCTCCCCCCCAGGCTGGTACG ttcaTCACGTGGTCACTGATAATCCATACCCTCCTCCAACGCTCCCAG CTCCGTCTGCTCCGGTTCTCACGGCTCATCCTGTTCAGTCTGGAGTTCCTCAGCAGCCGCTCTACCAGCAACCAGTGTTCCAGTACCAGCCTTATGTACCAGTGATGCAGCCCAGTACAGCCCCGCCCCCAGAGACTCACCAGCCAATCGTAGCCCCACCCCCAGAGACTCACCAGCCAATCATAGCCCCGCCCCCAGAGACTCACCAGCCAATCGTAGCCCCGCCCCCAGAGACTCACCAGCCAattgtagccccgccccctgagACTCACCAGCCAATCATAGCCCCGCCCCCAGAGACACAACCAGTCACACCAGTGGAAGCAGAATCAACCCAACCAGGAGCTTTAGAACCAGACACTCTTGTGGAAGTGGCCCCAGCTCAGG AATCAGAAACTGTTGATGACGTCAAGGTTGTTTCTACAGTGAAAG ctctgaagaagaaaaacaaagctgtTGATTCAAAGAAAG ATGCTGCTCCTGTGAAGCAGAAAACCAAAGCAGTGAAAG ACTCTGctgtaaacaaactaaaaactaaaagctCTGCAGCGGTGAACAAAG aaatcaaaacaaaaagcagAAGCTCTGCGTCTCCTCAGAAAG AGGCGTCAGGTGTGCGACAGAAGAGGAAAGCAG CGACCATATTACTGAGGAGCAAAGCCAAGACCTCTGTGGCAAAGTCAG TAGGAGCAGATCCTCATCCTCTACGACTGCGATCCAGAGCTGACGCTGAGAGGAGATCCAATGTTACGTCTCAGGACAGAAAGGAGAAAACAGCCAGACCCTCACCTGCACCAG ctGCAGCAGAGCCACCAGCCGAAGAAactgtgacagaaaaaaagaaacaaa AATTTTTCCAGTGCATTTACTTCCCGGGAAAAAGCGCGCAATACCCTCTGCGACCTTTCACCCCGGCCATGTCGCCCGCCATGCTGTCCCCGGCCGTGCGATCCATGTTGGAACAGCAGCAGCGAGCAGCAGCCAGAGGGCCAGGCCAATAA
- the LOC114458280 gene encoding probable serine/threonine-protein kinase kinX isoform X3 has product MAEAGEVCPSARSSTSTLVMEAKSTDGGQSVRPSRRTLSEDLSSTFSSPLAWILMFALIITWTFVFVLVFDLADYNSVSAPAHAGIRKVLKDSSRRGSLSRIGSDPMKLVNDAVDESANVLTLMLKFAGGLVAPEEDEGNLYAVRKKGEFLPSRSKVVEMQVKTEEVIEEEEEAKGEEEEEEEAEEEEEEYEEYDEEEEEEEYEEYEEYEEEEEEEEEEGEGEEEPADEDQGDEDEEPEPASSLVDEDEEEDEEPEPTALDIDEDDDEDEEEDVELLTVSAAIEEDEEEGKVVEEDEDEEEPELGPAEIDDDDEDDEEDKDEEDEEPQPVPPAISEDDDEEELKTDEALDEGDDDGEEEEETAAAVDEDDDNGASADEGEETPEPTSSTEDEESDDHKDVTDSEEDHDEDLNEEEDSSDVGASDLSTSDDEEALAVLTTDSDDIIDEDSSDEDLLPVSVSEEEEDLLPLQAVEDVDEDLEKDQKNIYEDFDEDHDEELEDIDIDVDQHLGEDLDVELEKDLEYIDKDHDEDHDEKLENIEKDLGEHLDEDLNKDLYEDLKYIDEDVDEDVGEGSEDEDVSVTSSKDFADDEDEGLDDFNVEKDGDKEDKPDDVIKEEEEREDDEDVKVEEEEGEVLDFDSTDSGVLGDDDDDGDDDKDSFEETPSSYVTSDEDSLEESEMLESEDEFQPSEGDDDDDDDDDDDDDDDDEEGLDDIMLADLSDSSPECEREPVNHPVFIAAAAESFTVQEEEVMDEEKEEVKDEEEEEDFQQASDEDEAEDEETFLVAPGPAEEDEGEDEGAAEPQRSVEELEDETEDFDEDDDEERASVDVMKPVVRPDQEEPQGGAAVCPCMKSGKTSESQRSPEDTKAARRVSAVRRKKIHDVISEDDKPRRKALPRIAALPPKVKKIRRVPAFIRAKREKAKAAKQESKTQEAVTESEQVGPCRPAPVFCPSPPGWYVHHVVTDNPYPPPTLPAPSAPVLTAHPVQSGVPQQPLYQQPVFQYQPYVPVMQPSTAPPPETHQPIVAPPPETHQPIIAPPPETHQPIVAPPPETHQPIVAPPPETHQPIIAPPPETQPVTPVEAESTQPGALEPDTLVEVAPAQESETVDDVKVVSTVKALKKKNKAVDSKKDAAPVKQKTKAVKDSAVNKLKTKSSAAVNKEIKTKSRSSASPQKEASGVRQKRKAATILLRSKAKTSVAKSVGADPHPLRLRSRADAERRSNVTSQDRKEKTARPSPAPAAAEPPAEETVTEKKKQKFFQCIYFPGKSAQYPLRPFTPAMSPAMLSPAVRSMLEQQQRAAARGPGQ; this is encoded by the exons gAAGTCTGAGCAGgattggatctgatcccatgaAGCTGGTGAACGACGCCGTGGACGAATCTGCAAACGTTCTCACTCTGATGCTGAAGTTTGCAGGCGGCCTCGTGGCTCCGGAGGAGGACGAAG GAAATCTGTACGCCGTGAGGAAGAAAG GAGAATTCCTGCCATCTCGGAGTAAAG TCGTCGAGATGCAAGTGAAGACAGAAGAAGTGatagaggaagaggaggaggcaaagggggaagaggaagaggaagaggaggct gaggaagaggaggaggagtatGAGGAGTatgatgaggaggaagaggaggaggagtatGAGGAGTATGAGGAgtatgaagaggaggaagaggaggaggaggaggagggagaaggagaagaagagccCGCTGATGAAGATCAGGGCGATGAAGATGAAGAACCTGAGCCAGCTTCATCATTGGTtgatgaagatgaggaggaggatgaagaaccTGAGCCAACTGCATTAGACATTGATGAAGATGAcgatgaagatgaagaagaggacGTGGAACTTTTGACAGTTTCAGCAGCGATCGAAGAAGATGAGGAGGAAGGAAAAGTAGTtgaggaagatgaagatgaggaaGAACCAGAGCTCGGTCCTGCTgagattgatgatgatgatgaagatgatgaagaagacaaagatgaggaagatgaagaaCCTCAGCCAGTTCCTCCAGCAATCAGTGAAGACGATGATGAAGAGGAGCTGAAGACAGACGAGGCGTTGGATGAAGGTGACGATGacggtgaggaagaggaggagacagCGGCAGCTGTCGATGAAGATGATGACAACGGTGCATCAGCTGACGAGGGAGAAGAGACGCCTGAACCAACGTCGTCCACAGAGGACGAAGAGTCCGACGACCACAAGGATGTGACGGACAGCGAAGAAGACCACGATGAGGActtaaatgaagaagaagactcATCAGACGTCGGTGCGTCCGACCTTTCTACCAGCGACGATGAAGAAGCTCTGGCTGTCTTGACGACTGACAGCGATGATATCATCGATGAAGACTCCAGTGATGAAGATCTTCTGCCTGTCAGTGtgagtgaggaagaggaagatctTCTTCCACTACAAGCTGTGGAAGACGTTGATGAAGACCTTGAAAAAGAccagaaaaacatttatgaaGACTTTGATGAAGACCATGATGAAGAACTTGAAGATATCGATATAGACGTTGATCAACACCTGGGTGAAGACCTAGATGTAGAACTTGAAAAAGACCTTGAATACATTGATAAAGACCATGACGAAGACCATGATGAAAagcttgaaaatattgaaaaagaCCTTGGAGAACACCTGGACGAAGACCTTAATAAAGACCTTTACGAAGACCTCAAATACATTGATGAAGACGTTGATGAAGATGTTGGAGAAGGCTCAGAAGATGAAGATGTCTCAGTTACATCCTCCAAAGACTTCGCCGATGATGAAGACGAAGGCCTCGACGACTTCAATGTGGAAAAGGACGGAGACAAGGAGGACAAACCTGATGATGTGatcaaagaggaggaggagcgtgaagatgatgaagatgtgaaggtggaggaagaggaaggtgaGGTTCTTGACTTTGACAGTACGGACAGCGGTGTCCTGggcgacgatgatgatgatggtgatgatgataaaGACTCCTTTGAAGAAACTCCTTCCAGTTATGTTACCAGTGATGAAGACTCTTTGGAGGAATCTGAGATGTTAGAGAGTGAAGATGAATTTCAACCCAgcgaaggtgatgatgatgatgatgatgatgatgatgatgatgatgatgatgatgatgaagaaggaCTTGATGACATCATGCTGGCAG atcttagtgattCCAGCCCtgagtgtgagagagaacctGTAAATCACCCTGTGTTCATAGCTGCAGCTGCTGAAAGCTTCACCGTCCAGGAGGAGGAAGTAATGGATGAGGAGAAAGAGGAAGTAaaggatgaggaagaggaggaagatttCCAACAGGCCAGTGATGAAGACGAGGCTGAGGATGAAGAAACAT TCCTGGTAGCTCCTGGTCCTGCTGAGGAAGACGAGGGTGAGGATGAAGGAGCAGCAGAGCCCCAGAGGTCCGTGGAGGAGCTAGAGGATGAGACAGAGGACTTTGACGAAGACGATGATGAGGAGCGAGCTTCGGTGGATGTGATGAAACCTGTGGTTCGTCCAGATCAAGAGGAGCCTCAGGGCGGAGCTGCAG TTTGTCCCTGTATGAAGTCTGGGAAGACCTCAGAGAGCCAACGCAGCCCAGAGGACACCAAAG CTGCTCGCAGAGTTTCTGCTGTGAGACGGAAAAAAA tccATGACGTCATCTCAGAGGACGACAAACCCAGAAGAAAAG CTCTGCCCAGGATCGCTGCTCTACCTCCTAAAGTCAAGAAGATCAGGAGGGTTCCTGCCTTTATTCGAG CAAAGAGAGAAAAGGCCAAAGCAGCTAAACAAG AATCTAAAACACAAGAAGCAGTGACTGAGTCAGAACAAG TTGGCCCCTGCAGACCGGCCCCGGTGTTCTGCCCCTCCCCCCCAGGCTGGTACG ttcaTCACGTGGTCACTGATAATCCATACCCTCCTCCAACGCTCCCAG CTCCGTCTGCTCCGGTTCTCACGGCTCATCCTGTTCAGTCTGGAGTTCCTCAGCAGCCGCTCTACCAGCAACCAGTGTTCCAGTACCAGCCTTATGTACCAGTGATGCAGCCCAGTACAGCCCCGCCCCCAGAGACTCACCAGCCAATCGTAGCCCCACCCCCAGAGACTCACCAGCCAATCATAGCCCCGCCCCCAGAGACTCACCAGCCAATCGTAGCCCCGCCCCCAGAGACTCACCAGCCAattgtagccccgccccctgagACTCACCAGCCAATCATAGCCCCGCCCCCAGAGACACAACCAGTCACACCAGTGGAAGCAGAATCAACCCAACCAGGAGCTTTAGAACCAGACACTCTTGTGGAAGTGGCCCCAGCTCAGG AATCAGAAACTGTTGATGACGTCAAGGTTGTTTCTACAGTGAAAG ctctgaagaagaaaaacaaagctgtTGATTCAAAGAAAG ATGCTGCTCCTGTGAAGCAGAAAACCAAAGCAGTGAAAG ACTCTGctgtaaacaaactaaaaactaaaagctCTGCAGCGGTGAACAAAG aaatcaaaacaaaaagcagAAGCTCTGCGTCTCCTCAGAAAG AGGCGTCAGGTGTGCGACAGAAGAGGAAAGCAG CGACCATATTACTGAGGAGCAAAGCCAAGACCTCTGTGGCAAAGTCAG TAGGAGCAGATCCTCATCCTCTACGACTGCGATCCAGAGCTGACGCTGAGAGGAGATCCAATGTTACGTCTCAGGACAGAAAGGAGAAAACAGCCAGACCCTCACCTGCACCAG ctGCAGCAGAGCCACCAGCCGAAGAAactgtgacagaaaaaaagaaacaaa AATTTTTCCAGTGCATTTACTTCCCGGGAAAAAGCGCGCAATACCCTCTGCGACCTTTCACCCCGGCCATGTCGCCCGCCATGCTGTCCCCGGCCGTGCGATCCATGTTGGAACAGCAGCAGCGAGCAGCAGCCAGAGGGCCAGGCCAATAA